CACGGCGCGTGCGGGCATCGCCGGCGCCGTGGAGGCCTACCTGACCTTCATCCAGGAACACCGGGGGCCTGCCCTGCTCCTGCATTCCCCCCTCGCCGACCGCAAGGGGATGGCACGGGGCAGGGAATTCCGGGACGCCCAGGAGGCAAGGGTCTCCGAAGTGGCTCTCTGGGTCCGGCAGGGCGTGGATTCCGGGGAACTGGCCCCGCTCCCCCTGCCGTTGATCGAGTCGCTGGTGCTGGGCCCCGTCGTCGCGGTCGCCCGTAGGTCGCTGTCGGGCATCGACGACGTCGATCTCGACCAGGCGGCGCGCCTCCTGCCCGAGCAGATCTGGCGGTCGGTCCGCGCGTAGGACCAAACCGAGGGCGGGGATCGAACCGGGAGGGGTCGCGGCCGTCGCGCCGGGGCAGGTCAGTCCGCGGCAGTGTCGCGGCTCGTCGCGCCGGAAGGGGCGGGGTCAGCCCGCGAGGCCCCAGGAGACGGTGCCGTTGCTCGTGACCAGGACGGCCAGGACCACCAGGTCGGCGACACCGAGGGCCAGGCCGAGCAGGGCGCGGCCACGGCGGGCGGTGCGGCGGGCGAGCGCGATGACCGCCATCACGATGGCGACCGGCCCGAGCAGGATGTTCATCACCAGGAGACCGAGCAGCCCGAGGACGAACGAGGCGACGGCGAGCCCGTCGGCCTCACGGCCGGCCGGACGACTGCCGACGGCGGAGGAAGCGGAGGAGGCGTCGGCGGGGCGGGCGTCGCGCGGCGCGGTGCGTGCGGTGGTGAGTGCCATGCTGTGGGCTCCTTCGCGTCAGCGGGTGCGGCGGGCGAGGCGTTCACGGACGCCGAAGACCGCCAGCCAGAGGCCGATCACGGCCGCGGCGGCCAGGGCCACGGGGAGCGGAAGGTGTGCGACCGCTCCGAGGACGACCCCCAGCAGGAGCAGGGCGGCGACGAGGACGAGCATGTCCGGCCTTTCTGCGAGCTTTGAGAGTACGACTGTTCACTGACTTACGAGTCTAAACCCTTCGGCCCTTCCAAGGCTCGGAGAACGGTTGTTTACTGAATGGCATGAGTCACACCATCGGCATTCGTCAGGCCCAGAAACTGAAGACGCGTCAGGCGCTGCTCGACGCGTCACTGGAGCTGCTGGAACACCAGAGCCTGAGCAGCCTGGGCCTGCGTGAGGTGACGCGGGCCGTGGGCGTGACCCCGACCGCCTTCTACCGCCACTTCGACGGCACCGCCGCACTGGGCGTGGCCCTTGTCGAGGAGACCCTGGGGAGCCTGCACGGCATGATCGGCGCGATCCTCGCCGACACGGGGGACAGCGAGGAGCGCCTCGACCGCAGTGTCGGACTGATAGCAGGTCATGTAACCGCCCAGCCGGCCCACTTCCGCTTCATCGCCCGCGAACAGCACGGCGGCGTCGGGCAGGTGCGCGAGGCCATCGCCGCCCAGCTGCGCGGCTTCGCCGTGGAGGTCGCCGAAGTCCTGTCCTCGGAGCCCGAGTCGGCGGGCTGGGACCGGGAGGACCTGCTGATGCTGGGTGGGCTGTACGTCGACCACATGGTGCTCACCGCGTCGGCCCTGCTGGACGCCGGCCCGGACGGCGAGCAGGAGGTCGTCCGGGTGGCTCGGCGCCGGCTGCGTCTGGTCACGCTGGGCCGGGCCCACTGGCTGGACACGCCGTAGGGTCGGCCCCATGAGCGACTGGACACTCGACCGGACCTTCACCAGCTCCTCGGGCGAGGTGCGCTGGACCGCCCTCGGCCCGGAACAGGCCCCACCCGTCGTCCTGGTCCACGGCACGCCCTTCTCCTCGTACGTCTGGCGGGGCATCGCGCGGGGGCTCGCCCAGGACCACCGCGTCCACGTGTGGGATCTCCCGGGGTACGGCGCCTCCGCGCAGTACCCCGGCCAGGACGTGTCGCTGGGTGCCCAGGCCCGGGTGCTCACCGAGCTCCTCGGCCACTGGGGGCTCGGCCGGCCCGCCGTGGTCGCCCATGACTTCGGCGGCTGCGTCTCCCTCCGCGCCCACCTCCTGCACGGTGCCCGCTACGGGCGTCTGGCCCTGGTCGATCCGGTGGCGCTGGCCCCGTGGGGTTCGCCCGCCTACCGGCTGCTCGGCGGAGAGGCCGAGGTCTTCGGCGCTCTGTCGCCGGAGCTGCACCGTGCGCTGGTGACCGAGTACGTGAGCTCGGCGAGCCATCAGGGGCTGCACCCCACGGTGCTGGACCGGCTGGTCGCCCCCTGGTGCACCGAGGCCGGGCAGCCCGCGTTCTACCGGCAGATCGCCCAGAACGACCAGCGCTTCACCGACGAGATCCAGCACCGCTACGGAGAGCTGGATCTGCCCGTACTGATCTGCTGGGGCACGGAGGACACCTGGATCCCGGTCGCCCGCGGCCATGAGCTGGCCGGGCTCGTCCCCGGCGCCGAACTTCGGCTGATCGAGGGGGCGGGGCACCTCGTCCAGGAGGACGCGCCGGCCGAACTCACCGCCGCTCTCAGCCGTTTCCTGCGTACAGCCGTGTGACGGCCGCCGCGGCCTCGGCGATCACGCGGCGCGCTTCCGGGGGCGACAGCACTTCGAGGTTCGGGCCGAAGGAGAGCAGGGACCGCGCCCACGCGAGCTCCGGCACGGCGAGCTCGGCCAGCAGCCACTCCCCCGCCGATTCGCCCTGGGGCTCCGGCCTGCCGGTCAGCACCCCCGCGTGGAGGCGTACGAACAGGTCCAGCCGGGAACGGTGCACGCGCACCCGGAGCCGCACGTCCCCCGGCCGCTCCTCGACCTGCCGGCGCAGTTCCTCCCAGACGTCGACGGGCTCCACCCCGGCCCTGCGGACCACGGGCTCCTCGGTGAGCACGGCCCGCTCCACCCGGTCGGCACGGAAGAGGCGGGGAGCGCCCTCCAGGTCGGCGATCAGATACCAGACACCCGCCTTCACGACGAGGCCGTAGGGATCGACGGTGCGGACACGCGGGGTCGTCGTGCCGCTGTGCCGGTAGTGCAGCAGGAGCCGCCTGTCGGCGAAGACCGCGTCGTGCAGTTCGCCCACGTCGACGGCGGCGTGCGGTCCGCTCATCCAGCGGACCGGGTCCACCAGGATGCGGCGGCTGGTCTGTTCGGCGGCGGGCCGGTGCGGGGCGGGGAGGGCCGCCATCACCTTGCGCAGGGCGGACGCGAGGGCGGCGTCCAGTCCGAGGGCGGCGTGTGCCCCCTGCGCGGCGAGCACGAACAGGGCGCGCGCCTCGTCGGCGGTCAGCCCTGTGACATCGGTACGGAAGCCCGGCAGCAGCGCGATGCCACCGTTGCGCCCCCGCTCCGCGTACACGGGCACACCGGCCGCCGACAGCGCCTCGACGTCCCGGTAGATGGTGCGTACGGAGACTTCGAGGCGCTCGGCCAGCTCGCCGGCCGGAACCGTGCCGCGGGTCTGGAGCAGCAGGAGGACGGAGAGCAGCCGGTCGGATTTCACCGCACCATCATGGCGCGGGGTCAGCCCCGGGGTGCGCGGGCCAGCTGGCGGGACTGCGCGACGAGGCGGCCGGCACTGTCCCACACGTCCGCGTCCTCCTCCAGGAAGCCGCCCGCGAGATTACGGGTGGTGATGGAGACACGCAGCGGTCCCGGGGCCGGCCTGCAGCGGATGTGGGCGGTGAGCTCGACGGTGGGCGTCCAGCCCTTCAGCCCCAGTTCGAAGGAGGTGGGCGGCAGGGCGTCCACGGTGAGGAGCAGCGAGAGCGGATCGGCGTCACGGCCGTCCGCCAGTCCGAACCAGCCCCGCATCTCGCCCCTGCCCGACGGTGCGCCGACGGCCCAGCCGACCGTCGCCGGGTCGAGCCTGATGTCCAGCCGCTCGGTGATGGCGGAGCTGCCGGGGATCACCGATGCCCCGTCGCTCGTTCCGAGGCACCGCTCCAGGGGCGGGATCGCCGGGGGCTCGGCCGATGTACGGACGTCGTCGCTCAGCCCGTCCAGATCGCCGTAGGTGGCCAGCACCCGGATGCGCTCGATCTCCGTGCCGTCCTCGGCGAACTGGAAGAGCGAGGCCTCGCCGGTGGAGAGCGTGCGCCCGCTGCGGACCACCTGGGTACGGATCACGGCGGGGCCGGGGACCGAGGCGGTGAGGTAGTGCGCGGAGACCGAGAAGGGGTCGGAGTGCGGCAGTGCCTCGCCGAGTGCGCGGCCGAGCAGGGCGAGCAGGTAGCCGCCGTTGACCGCGTGGATGATCGTCCAGCCCGCGGAGAGCTCGGCGTCGTAGACGCCCTCCTCCCGGAGCGTGACGGCGGTGTCGCGGTCGAACTCGCTGTCACCGATGGTCGCCTGTACCGCGCGCGACTCCTGCGCTGCTGCCTGTGCCATGGCATGCACGGTACACCGATCGTATTACTGAGCGGTAGCTTTTTGTTGCCGTCAGATGACGGTCGCGTTCTCCTCGGCCCTGGCCGAGCGCCGGTTCCAAGCCCTCGGCGCCCTCCAGTGGAAGCGCATGGCCAGCAGCCGCAGGACGAACGCGGCAAGCGCGGCGGCGCCGCTGGTGTAGGCGTTGAGCGTCTCGAACCGGATGCAGAGGACCACCATCACGGCGCCGACGATCGCGGGGACGGCGTACAGGTCACGGTCCCAGCGCAGCAGCGAGGGCACCTCGTTGGCCAGGACGTCGCGCAGCACACCGCCGCCGACCGCGGTGGCCAGTCCGAGGGCGGCGGACGAGGTGAGGCCGAGGCCGTACTCGTACGCCTTGACCGTGCCGGCCACGCAGAAGAGACCGAGGCCCGCAGCGTCGAAGACGTTGACGCCGACCTGGATGCGTTCGACGTGCGGATGCAGGAAGAACACCAGGCCGGCGGCGATCAGCGGGGTCAGGAAGTAGCCGAGATCCGTGAAGGCCGCCGGGGGGATGGCCCCGATCATGACGTCACGGAAGATCCCCCCGCCCAGCGCTGTCACCTCGGCGAGGACCGCGATGCCGAAGACATCGAAGTTCTTGCGGACGGCGAGCAGGGCGCCCGAGATCGCGAAGACGAAGATTCCGACGATGTCGAGCGCATGCTGGACGGAGGGGGTGAAGAGTTCGTTGAGCACCGGGCAATTGTGCCCGTACTACTCCTTCGGCTCGCCCTTCGCGTCGGTGGACGGGACGGCATCGTCCTTGGCGTCGGGCACGGAGGCGGGCTCGGCGGCCTTGTCCGGTCCGTCCGGCGCGGCGGGCTCGGCGGGCTCGGCGGGCTTCTCCGCCCCTCCGGCCTTCTCCTCTTCCGGCTTCGCAGCCCCTCCGGCCTTCTCCTCTTCCGGCTTCGCAGCCGCTTCGGTCTTCGCAGCCACCTCCGGCTTCGCAGCCGCAGCCGCTGCCGGCTCAGCCGTGCCCGCCGACTTCACGGTGATGACGTCCGCGACGAGCGGCGCGTCCCCCGGCGCCTGGTCCTCGCCGTTCTCCGGGTGGTGGCACGCCACCTGGTGCCCGGTCTTCAGCTGGAGCAGCGGCGGCTCGGTGGTCTTGCAGACCTGCGTCGCCTTCCAGCACCGGGTGTGGAAGCGGCAGCCGCTCGGAGGCGAGATCGGCGACGGCACGTCGCCCTTGAGCAGGATGCGGTCGCTCTTGGCTCCGCGCCGGCGCGGGTCGGGGACCGGGACGGCCGACATGAGCGCCGTGGTGTAAGGGTGCATCGGCGCCTCGTAGAGCGAGGTGCGGTCCGCGAGTTCGACGATCTTGCCGAGGTACATGACCGCGATCCGGTCCGAGACATGGCGGATGACCGAGAGGTCGTGCGCGATGATCATGTACGTGAGCCCGAGCTCGTCCTGGAGGTCGTCCAGCAGGTTCACCACCTGCGCCTGGATCGACACGTCCAGCGCCGAGACCGGCTCGTCCGCGACGACCAGCTTCGGCTTCAGTGCGAGCGCACGCGCGATGCCGATGCGCTGGCGCTGGCCGCCGGAGAACTCGTGCGGGTAGCGGTTGTAGTGCTCGGGGTTGAGCCCCACGAGCTCCAGCAGCCGCTGGACCTCCGCCTTCACACCGCCCTCGGGCTTGACGCCCTGGAGCCGGAAGGGGGTTCCGACGATGCCGCCGACCGTGTGGCGCGGGTTCAGCGAGCCGTACGGGTCCTGGAAGATCATCTGGATGTCGCGGCGCATCGGGCGCAGCCGCCCGGCCGACATGTGGGTGATGTCGCGCCCCTGGAACTCGACCTTGCCGCCGGTCGGCTCCAGCAGTCGGGTCACCAGCCGGCCCATGGTCGACTTGCCGCAGCCCGACTCACCGACGACGCCCAGGGTCTCCCCGGGGCGCACGTCGAAGGTGAGACCGTCCACGGCCTGGACCGCGCCGACCTTGCGCTTCAGCACACCCTTGGTGATCGGGAAGTGCTTGACGAGGCCGTCGACCTTGAGGAGCGGCTCGGACCCGTCGGGCCCGGCCTCGGAAGACACGGAAGTCTTCTTGTTCGGATCAGTCACAGCTTCGGCGCAATCTCTTCGGTCCAGATACGGTCGCGCTGCTCACGCGACATGTGGCACGCGGAGTAGTGCCCGTCGCTGACCTGCTGCAGCTCCGGACGCTCGGTGCGGGTGATGTTGTCCGGCGGGACGTCGGCGTACGGGCACCGCGGGTGGAACGCACAGCCCGACGGGACGTTGATGAGGCTGGGCGGGGAGCCCTTGACCGGGATGAGCCGGTCGGTCTGCTCGCGGTCGATGCGGGGCATCGAGCCCAGCAGGCCCCAGGTGTAGGGGTGCTGGGGCTCGTAGAACACCTTCTCGGCGCTGCCGCGCTCGATGCAGCGTCCCGCGTACATCACGAGCAGGTTGTCCGCGATCTCGGCGACGACACCGAGGTCATGGGTGATCATGACGACCGCGGAGCCGAACTCCTTCTGCAGGTCGCGGATCAGGTCGAGGATCTGCGCCTGGACGGTGACGTCGAGGGCGGTCGTCGGCTCGTCCGCGATGAGCAGCTGCGGGTTGTTGACCAGGGCCATGGCGATCATCGCGCGCTGGCGCATACCGCCGGAGAACTGGTGCGGGTAGTCCTCGTAGCGCCGGTGCGGCTCGGGGATGCCCACACGGTCGAGCATCTCGATCGCGCGCTTCTTCGCGGTCTTCTTGTCGACCTTGTTGTGGACCCGGTGGGCCTCGACGATCTGCGCGCCGATGCTGTAGTACGGGTGCAGGGCGGACAGCGGGTCCTGGAAGATCATGGCCATCTTCTGGCCGCGGAGCGCGCGCACCCGCTCGGGGCCGGCGCCGATGAGCTCCTCGCCGTCGAGCCAGATCTCACCGCCGATCCGGGCACGCTCCGAGGTGTGGAGCCCCATGATCCCCAGGGAGGTCACGGACTTGCCGGAGCCGGACTCGCCGACGATGCCGAGGGTCTGGCCGGCCTTCAGGTCGAAGCTGACGCCGTCGACGGACTTGACCAGGCCGTCGTCGGTGTCGAAGTGGACGCTGAGGTTGCGTACGGACAGGAATTCCTTGTCGTCGCCGGACCTCTGCGCCGGAACGGTGTCCGCCGCCGGGGAGTCCTTCTTGATTGCGTCGCTCATGAGAGCCTCACCCGGGGGTCGATCGCGGCGTACACGAGGTCCACCAGCAGGTTGCAGATGACGATGAAGAAGGCCGCGACCAGGGTCACGCCCATCACCTTGGGCAGGTCGGCGGTGGTGACGCCCTGGATGGCGAAGGCACCCAGCCCCTGGAAGGAGAAGACCCGCTCGGTGATGACCGCGCCGCCGAGCAGCAGCGCGAAGTCCATGCCGAAGATGGTGACGAGCGGGGTGAGCGCGGAGCGCAGGCCGTGCTTGACGACCACCTTGCGTTCCTTGAGGCCCTTGGCCCGCGCGGTTCTGATGTAGTCCTCGCCCATCGTCTCCAGCATCCCCGCCCGGGTGAGCCGGGCGTAGAGCGCGGAGTACAGCAGGGCGAGTGTGCACCAGGGCAGGACCAGGCTGCCCGCCCACTCCAGGGGACTGTCGGCGAACGGCACGTACTCCCCGTTGCCGAACAGCGCCAGCACGACGAGGCCGGTGAAGAACATCGGCAGCGAGACACCGGCGAGGGCGACGCCCATGGAGAGCCGGTCGAAGAACGAGCCCCGCTTGAGGGCGGAGACGACGCCGATCGCGACACCGGAGACGACCCAGATGACAGCGGCACCGACGGCCAGCGACAGGGTGACCGGGACACGGTCGACGAGCTGCGGCCAGATCTCGGTGTGGGTCTTGAAGGAGTAGCCGAAGCAGGGGGCGTTGCAGGTGACCGGGTCGGGACCGAACTGGTAGTCGGCGCCGACGACGATGCCCTTCACGAAGTTCCAGTACTGCAGGTAGAGGGGCTGGTCGAGCCCCAGGTTCTTCTTGACCGCGGCGATGACGTCGGGGTCGGGGCTCTTCCCGACGTACTGGGCGGCCATCGAGTCGAGGGTCTGTCCGCCGAGGCGGGGTACCAGGAAGAAGATCGCGAATGTGACTGCGCTGACCACCAGCAGCAGCAACACCGCGGCGAATACGCGTCGAATGATGTACGCAGCCACAGCCGTGCGGCGCCGGGCGGGCGGACGGGGTACGCCCGCCGGCCCGGCGCCTTCACCTGCCTTTCAGGGGATGCTGTCGATGAACAGGTGTTACTTGGTGGACGTCATCAGCACGTAGTCGTACATGCCGAGGTACGCGTCCGTGACCGTGACGTTCGCCGCCGAGTCCGGGCGGTAGAGCAGGTTCTTGCGGTAGAAGAGCGGAACGACCGAGGCGTTCTCCATGACCTTCTGGTCGACCTCGCCCCACGTGGCGTTGCGCGCCGTGGTGTCGACGGTGCCGATGCCCTTGACGAGGAGCTCGTTGATCGCCTTGTCGTCGAGCTCCATCAGGTTCGTGCCACCGGACGGCTTGATGGCCGATCCGTTCACGATCTGGTCGAGGAAGCCGAAGCCGGTCGGCCAGTCGGCGCCCCAGGCCATCATCATCATGCCCGCGTTGTTCTTGTGGACCCAGTCCGGGACACCGGCGAAGTCCGTGAAGTACTTGTCCGCGGGGAACTGCTTGATCTCGGCGGTGACGCCGATCGCCTTCAGGCTGCCCTGGAGCTGCGTGGCGGCGGTGATCTCGTCAGGACGGTCGGAGCGCGCCGTCAGCGTGGTCTTGAAGCCCTTGGGCTGACCGCACTTGGCCAGGTGCTCCTTGGCCTTGGCGACGTCGCCCTTGTTGCCCTCGGACGGGTACAGGTCGAACTTCTTGTACCCGGCGACGGTCGGGGGGATGACCGTGGTGGCCGGGTCGCCCTTGACCGAGCCGCCGATCGAGTCGACCATGCTCTGCTTGTCGACGGCGTACTGGACGGCCTTGCGGCAGTCGGCGTTGTCGAACGGCTTCACGTTGACGTTCAGCGCCAGGTACTGCAGGGCGCCGGCGTACGGGTTGTCCGTCTTGGCCTTCTCCGAGGCCTTGACCAGGACCTTGGGCTGGGTCTTGGACTGCAGACCCGTGCCCTCGGCGCCCACGGTGATGGCGTCGTTGAGCAGGTGGTCGTCGATCGTCGTCGCGTTGACGTTGAACTTGAGCTCGACCTTGTCCGCGAGCGCCTTGCGGATCGGGTCCGACTTCGGGTCCCACTCCGGGTTGCGGACCAGGGTCGCGCCCTTGCTCTCGTCGTACGCCGAGAACTTGTACGGACCCGAGGAGACCATCTTCTGGACGTAGCTGGCGCCCGTGTCGGCCTTCTGCGGGACCGGAGCGGTCTGCGAGAAGGCGGCGAGGTAGTCCATGTCCGCGAACGGCTTGTTGAGCTTGAAGACGATCGTGTAGTCGTCCGGCGTCTCGATGGACTTGAGGCCCTCGGCCGACTTGTCCTTGTACGGGCCCTTGTACTTGTCGCCGCCCTCGAGGTAGGCCTTGAAGTACGTCGGACCGTTGGACAGGGCCTCCGGCGCGAAGTTGGAGCGCTCGACGGCGTACTTGACGTCCTTCGAGGTGACCTCGGTGCCGTCCTCGTACTTCACGCCCTTGCGGAGCGTGTACGTCCAGGTCTTGGCGTCGGCGCTGGCCTTGCCGAGGCTGGTCGCGAGGTCGGGGACGACCTCCAGGCTCTCCTTGCCGGCGGCCGGCTTGAAGGTCACCAGGGAACGGCCGTACAGGCGGGAGAAGTTCTGCACCCAGCCGTAGTACGTGTTGCCGGGGTCGAGGGAGTCCGGGCCACTCGCGTGCTCCAGAGTGACCGTTCCCCCCTTCTTGTCGGTCGCGTTGACGATGCTCGTCAGACCGGCGTCCGCCTTGGCGTTGCCCCCACCGCCGTTGCTGTCACCGCCCGAGTCGCTGCCGCTGCAGGCCGATGCGCCGAGCGAAACCGCTACGGCCACGGCTATGGCCGCTGCTGTCTTTCTGTTCTGCATGCTGAGGAAAGCCCCCTCGCTAGTCCGGTGCGGCGATGCCGCGATTACTTGCCACGAGGGTCGAGTGCGTCACGCAGCCCGTCCCCCAGCAGATTGAAGGCCAGCACGGTGATGAAGATCGCCATACCGGGGATGACCATGAACATCGGGTCCACCTCGTAGAGGTCGACCGCCTGCGTGAGCATGCCGCCCCAGGAAGCCTGCGGCGGGGCGATACCGACACCGAGGAAGGACAGGGATGCCTCGAAGAGGATGTTCGTGGGGATCAGCAGCGTCGCGTACACGAGGATCGGCGCGATCAGGTTCGGCAGGAGCTCGCGGAAGAGGATGAACGGGCCGCGTGCGCCCAGCGACCTGGCGGCCTCGACGAACTCGCGCTCGCGCAGCGACAGGGTCTGCGCACGGACGATGCGGCCGATGTAGGGCCAGCTGAAGAAGCCGATCACGAAGATCAGGACCGCGATCCGCAGCGTGAGCCCTTCCAGCCCGAAGGCGTTGCCCTGCAAGGAGGCGGAGATGGAGATCGCGAAGAGGAGCAGCGGGAAGGCGAGGAAGGTGTCCATCAGCCGGCTGATGAAGCCGTCCACCCAGCCGCCGTAGAACCCGGCCACGACGCCCATGACGACGCCGATGACGACGGAGAGCAGCGTGGAACCGACGGCGACCACGAGGGAGACCCAGGAGCCTTCGAGGATGCGCGCCAGGATGTCGCGTCCGGTCTGCGGCTCGACTCCGAGGGGGTGGTCCCAACTGATGCCGCCGAGGGCACCCTTGGGGGCCAGCATGACCGGGTCGACCAGGCTCTGGTTGAACGCGTTGGGGTCGAGTCCGAGAAGCGACTGCAGCGGCTTGGACAGCATCGCGGTGAGGATCAGCAGCACGACAACGATGCCACCGGCCATCGCGGCCTTGTCCCGCTTGAAGCGCGTCCAGGCGATGCGGCCGAGCGAACGGCCCTCGATCTCCTTACGTCCGGCGCCTTCCAGCACCGTCTCGGGCTGCGCGTCCGCCCGGGTGGTCTCGATCGGTGCCGTCATTGCGTTGGAGACCCCTCTCGGCCGACGGTGGCCGGCCTGTGAACCG
The DNA window shown above is from Streptomyces sp. Alt3 and carries:
- a CDS encoding TetR/AcrR family transcriptional regulator, which produces MSPKQHRGEVTSDLLLEAALRVFVESGEQGLTVNAVIRTSGVSLGSLYHHFGSLDGLIGALSHRWLDRLLGELTKALRNAGTARAGIAGAVEAYLTFIQEHRGPALLLHSPLADRKGMARGREFRDAQEARVSEVALWVRQGVDSGELAPLPLPLIESLVLGPVVAVARRSLSGIDDVDLDQAARLLPEQIWRSVRA
- a CDS encoding DUF4190 domain-containing protein; this encodes MALTTARTAPRDARPADASSASSAVGSRPAGREADGLAVASFVLGLLGLLVMNILLGPVAIVMAVIALARRTARRGRALLGLALGVADLVVLAVLVTSNGTVSWGLAG
- a CDS encoding TetR family transcriptional regulator, which translates into the protein MSHTIGIRQAQKLKTRQALLDASLELLEHQSLSSLGLREVTRAVGVTPTAFYRHFDGTAALGVALVEETLGSLHGMIGAILADTGDSEERLDRSVGLIAGHVTAQPAHFRFIAREQHGGVGQVREAIAAQLRGFAVEVAEVLSSEPESAGWDREDLLMLGGLYVDHMVLTASALLDAGPDGEQEVVRVARRRLRLVTLGRAHWLDTP
- a CDS encoding alpha/beta fold hydrolase is translated as MSDWTLDRTFTSSSGEVRWTALGPEQAPPVVLVHGTPFSSYVWRGIARGLAQDHRVHVWDLPGYGASAQYPGQDVSLGAQARVLTELLGHWGLGRPAVVAHDFGGCVSLRAHLLHGARYGRLALVDPVALAPWGSPAYRLLGGEAEVFGALSPELHRALVTEYVSSASHQGLHPTVLDRLVAPWCTEAGQPAFYRQIAQNDQRFTDEIQHRYGELDLPVLICWGTEDTWIPVARGHELAGLVPGAELRLIEGAGHLVQEDAPAELTAALSRFLRTAV
- a CDS encoding helix-turn-helix transcriptional regulator, with product MKSDRLLSVLLLLQTRGTVPAGELAERLEVSVRTIYRDVEALSAAGVPVYAERGRNGGIALLPGFRTDVTGLTADEARALFVLAAQGAHAALGLDAALASALRKVMAALPAPHRPAAEQTSRRILVDPVRWMSGPHAAVDVGELHDAVFADRRLLLHYRHSGTTTPRVRTVDPYGLVVKAGVWYLIADLEGAPRLFRADRVERAVLTEEPVVRRAGVEPVDVWEELRRQVEERPGDVRLRVRVHRSRLDLFVRLHAGVLTGRPEPQGESAGEWLLAELAVPELAWARSLLSFGPNLEVLSPPEARRVIAEAAAAVTRLYAGNG
- a CDS encoding thioesterase family protein — translated: MAQAAAQESRAVQATIGDSEFDRDTAVTLREEGVYDAELSAGWTIIHAVNGGYLLALLGRALGEALPHSDPFSVSAHYLTASVPGPAVIRTQVVRSGRTLSTGEASLFQFAEDGTEIERIRVLATYGDLDGLSDDVRTSAEPPAIPPLERCLGTSDGASVIPGSSAITERLDIRLDPATVGWAVGAPSGRGEMRGWFGLADGRDADPLSLLLTVDALPPTSFELGLKGWTPTVELTAHIRCRPAPGPLRVSITTRNLAGGFLEEDADVWDSAGRLVAQSRQLARAPRG
- a CDS encoding trimeric intracellular cation channel family protein, whose product is MLNELFTPSVQHALDIVGIFVFAISGALLAVRKNFDVFGIAVLAEVTALGGGIFRDVMIGAIPPAAFTDLGYFLTPLIAAGLVFFLHPHVERIQVGVNVFDAAGLGLFCVAGTVKAYEYGLGLTSSAALGLATAVGGGVLRDVLANEVPSLLRWDRDLYAVPAIVGAVMVVLCIRFETLNAYTSGAAALAAFVLRLLAMRFHWRAPRAWNRRSARAEENATVI
- a CDS encoding ABC transporter ATP-binding protein — protein: MTDPNKKTSVSSEAGPDGSEPLLKVDGLVKHFPITKGVLKRKVGAVQAVDGLTFDVRPGETLGVVGESGCGKSTMGRLVTRLLEPTGGKVEFQGRDITHMSAGRLRPMRRDIQMIFQDPYGSLNPRHTVGGIVGTPFRLQGVKPEGGVKAEVQRLLELVGLNPEHYNRYPHEFSGGQRQRIGIARALALKPKLVVADEPVSALDVSIQAQVVNLLDDLQDELGLTYMIIAHDLSVIRHVSDRIAVMYLGKIVELADRTSLYEAPMHPYTTALMSAVPVPDPRRRGAKSDRILLKGDVPSPISPPSGCRFHTRCWKATQVCKTTEPPLLQLKTGHQVACHHPENGEDQAPGDAPLVADVITVKSAGTAEPAAAAAAKPEVAAKTEAAAKPEEEKAGGAAKPEEEKAGGAEKPAEPAEPAAPDGPDKAAEPASVPDAKDDAVPSTDAKGEPKE
- a CDS encoding ABC transporter ATP-binding protein; this translates as MSDAIKKDSPAADTVPAQRSGDDKEFLSVRNLSVHFDTDDGLVKSVDGVSFDLKAGQTLGIVGESGSGKSVTSLGIMGLHTSERARIGGEIWLDGEELIGAGPERVRALRGQKMAMIFQDPLSALHPYYSIGAQIVEAHRVHNKVDKKTAKKRAIEMLDRVGIPEPHRRYEDYPHQFSGGMRQRAMIAMALVNNPQLLIADEPTTALDVTVQAQILDLIRDLQKEFGSAVVMITHDLGVVAEIADNLLVMYAGRCIERGSAEKVFYEPQHPYTWGLLGSMPRIDREQTDRLIPVKGSPPSLINVPSGCAFHPRCPYADVPPDNITRTERPELQQVSDGHYSACHMSREQRDRIWTEEIAPKL
- a CDS encoding ABC transporter permease, which produces MAAYIIRRVFAAVLLLLVVSAVTFAIFFLVPRLGGQTLDSMAAQYVGKSPDPDVIAAVKKNLGLDQPLYLQYWNFVKGIVVGADYQFGPDPVTCNAPCFGYSFKTHTEIWPQLVDRVPVTLSLAVGAAVIWVVSGVAIGVVSALKRGSFFDRLSMGVALAGVSLPMFFTGLVVLALFGNGEYVPFADSPLEWAGSLVLPWCTLALLYSALYARLTRAGMLETMGEDYIRTARAKGLKERKVVVKHGLRSALTPLVTIFGMDFALLLGGAVITERVFSFQGLGAFAIQGVTTADLPKVMGVTLVAAFFIVICNLLVDLVYAAIDPRVRLS
- a CDS encoding ABC transporter substrate-binding protein — protein: MQNRKTAAAIAVAVAVSLGASACSGSDSGGDSNGGGGNAKADAGLTSIVNATDKKGGTVTLEHASGPDSLDPGNTYYGWVQNFSRLYGRSLVTFKPAAGKESLEVVPDLATSLGKASADAKTWTYTLRKGVKYEDGTEVTSKDVKYAVERSNFAPEALSNGPTYFKAYLEGGDKYKGPYKDKSAEGLKSIETPDDYTIVFKLNKPFADMDYLAAFSQTAPVPQKADTGASYVQKMVSSGPYKFSAYDESKGATLVRNPEWDPKSDPIRKALADKVELKFNVNATTIDDHLLNDAITVGAEGTGLQSKTQPKVLVKASEKAKTDNPYAGALQYLALNVNVKPFDNADCRKAVQYAVDKQSMVDSIGGSVKGDPATTVIPPTVAGYKKFDLYPSEGNKGDVAKAKEHLAKCGQPKGFKTTLTARSDRPDEITAATQLQGSLKAIGVTAEIKQFPADKYFTDFAGVPDWVHKNNAGMMMMAWGADWPTGFGFLDQIVNGSAIKPSGGTNLMELDDKAINELLVKGIGTVDTTARNATWGEVDQKVMENASVVPLFYRKNLLYRPDSAANVTVTDAYLGMYDYVLMTSTK
- a CDS encoding ABC transporter permease, yielding MTAPIETTRADAQPETVLEGAGRKEIEGRSLGRIAWTRFKRDKAAMAGGIVVVLLILTAMLSKPLQSLLGLDPNAFNQSLVDPVMLAPKGALGGISWDHPLGVEPQTGRDILARILEGSWVSLVVAVGSTLLSVVIGVVMGVVAGFYGGWVDGFISRLMDTFLAFPLLLFAISISASLQGNAFGLEGLTLRIAVLIFVIGFFSWPYIGRIVRAQTLSLREREFVEAARSLGARGPFILFRELLPNLIAPILVYATLLIPTNILFEASLSFLGVGIAPPQASWGGMLTQAVDLYEVDPMFMVIPGMAIFITVLAFNLLGDGLRDALDPRGK